Proteins encoded by one window of Labrus bergylta chromosome 2, fLabBer1.1, whole genome shotgun sequence:
- the LOC136177402 gene encoding butyrophilin subfamily 1 member A1-like, whose amino-acid sequence MLYFTFHSSRMIHVSNRRSLHYQHGAFTDLLFYTVVFLALMNSCRAQSEVIVPSQPVVSLVGEDVILPCHLDPVMNAFDMTVEWARPDLNPRFILVWHHGEELETIKHPSFSGRTSVFIDELEKGNISLKLSKVKVSDEGGYKCFMPALSKTSTVQLVVGSVSSPVVQMTKNNNGVLLECESADWYPEPEMLWLDGEGNLLSAEPTETVRGPDGLYTVSSRVTVEKRHGRKFTCRVTQRKINQTREKHLTIPGKYKSLII is encoded by the exons atgctgtattttacttttcacaGCTCCAGGATGATTCACGTTTCCAACAGACGGTCCCTTCACTATCAGCATGGTGCCTTCACTGACCTGCTGTTCTACACTGTTGTCTTCCTCGCCCTGATGAACTCATGTAGAG CTCAGTCTGAGGTGATCGTTCCATCTCAGCCAGTAGTTTCATTAGTGGGTGAAGACGTTATTCTGCCATGTCACCTGGACCCCGTCATGAATGCTTTTGACATGACTGTGGAGTGGGCGAGACCTGACCTGAACCCCAGATTTATCCTGGTGTGGCATCACGGCGAAGAACTGGAGACTATAAAACATCCGTCCTTCAGTGGAAGAACATCAGTGTTCATTGATGAGCTGGAGAAGGGAAACATCTCACTGAAACTCTCCAAAGTTAAAGTCTCTGATGAGGGAGGATACAAATGCTTCATGCCTGCATTGTCAAAAACCTCCACTGTTCAGCTTGTTGTAG GttctgtctcctcacctgttgttcagatgaccaaaaacaacaatggaGTGTTGTTAGAGTGTGAGTCTGCAGACTGGTATCCAGAGCCAGAGATGCTTTGGCTGGACGGCGAGGGaaacctcctctctgctgaaccCACTGAGACAGTCAGAGGTCCTGATGGTCTCTACactgtcagcagcagagtgactgTGGAGAAGAGACATGGGAGGAAGTTCAcctgtagagtcacacagaggaAGATCAACCAGACCAGAGAGAAGCACCTCACTATTCCAGGTAAATATAagtcattaattatttaa